GCGAGAAGATCACGGAGTCCTACGAGCGCCTCGGCGACGGCGAGACCGACGACGCCGTCGAGGAGTGGCGGAAGTCCATCGGGTACGTCGCCCGCGCCGCCGACTCCGCCGGCCGGAAGGCCCTCCGGAAGGTCGAGGACACCGTCTACCAGCACGTGATGACCCAGCTCGCGCCGTACTACTTCGACAACGCACTCGTCTCGGCGAACATCCAGCAGACCGGCGGGGACGACGACACGTTCGTGTTCGAGGTGAACGTGAACGACGACGACCTCAAGGACGAGGTCGCCGACCGCCTCTACGAGTACGAGGACACCGTCGACCGCTGGCACGTCGACACCGAGAAGGACACCGAGATGGCCGAGGCCGCCGAGGGCGTCGAACCCCCGGAGTCGACCACCGACGGCCGGTCGCGACCCGACCAGAACTAGCGTCGATGCCCGCCGTCGCAGTCCCCCTCGGAGTGCGACGTGTGGCGTCGCGCAATCGGCCGCAGGCGACGGCTACTTGTACCGGCCGACACTCGGAGTGATACGAGATGGTTGACGCGGGCACGCTCGTCACGCTCGGCGTCGCTGGAGTCGCGAGTCTGTTCATGGCGTGGACGATCGGCGCCGGCTCCTCCGGGTCGACGCCGTTCGCGCCCGCGGTCGGCGCGAACGCCATCGGCGTGATGCGCGCCGGGTTCGTCGTCGGCATCCTCGGGTTCGCGGGTGCCGTCCTCCAGGGCGCGAACGTCACCGAAGCCGTCGGCTCAGAGCTCGTCCTGAACGCGTCGCTCTCGGCGGAAGCCGCGACCGTCGGCCTCATCGTCGCCGCCGTCCTCGTCGCCGTCGGCGTCTACACGGGCTACCCGATCGCGACCGCGTTCACCGTCACGGGTGCGGTCGTCGGCGTCGGCCTCGCGATGGGCGGCGATCCAGCGATGGCGAAGTACCAGGAGCTCGTCGTCGTCTGGTCCGCGATCCCGTTCGTCGGCGGGTTCGTCGCGTACGTGACTGCTCGACTGTTGCGCTCGGAGCGCGTGAGCGAGCGCGTCGTCGTCCCCGTCCTCGCCGCGATCGTCGGCGCGATCGTCGCGAACATCGGATTCACGCTTCTCGGCCCGGCGGGCGAGACGCGGTCGATGGCCGCTGCGATCGCCGTCGCGCTCGACGTCGCGTCGACCGCGGGCGTCGTCGCGGTCACGGCCGCGCTCGCGCTCGCCGTCGCGGGCGTCCTCGCACTCGACCTCCGCAGCGACGAAGCCACCGGCCAGCAGCACTTCCTCGTCGCGCTCGGCGGCCTCGTCGCGTTCTCCGCCGGCGGCAGCCAGGTGGGGCTCGCCATCGGCCCGCTCACGCCGCTCGTCGGCGAGGGCAGCGCCATCGTGGTCCCGCTCGTCGTCCTCCTCGTCGGCGGCGGCTTCGGGCTCCTCGTCGGCTCGTGGACGGGCGCCCCCCGGATGATCAAGGCACTCAGTCAGGACTACTCGTCGCTCGGCCCGCGGCGGTCGATCGCCGCACTCATCCCCGCGTTCTCGATCGCGCAGGTCGCGATCTTCCTCGGCGTCCCCGTCTCGTTCAACGAGATCATCGTCTCCACGATCGTCGGGAGCGGGTACGCCGCCGGGTCCAGTGGCGTCAGTCGCGAGAAGATGCTGAAGACCGTCGCCGCGTGGATCGGGTCGCTCGTCCTCTCGTTCGTCGTCGCCTACGCCGGCTTCTGGGTCGTCGACGCGGTCCTGCTGTAGCGCGTCGCCGATGCCGGTGCGTTCGACCCGCGATCACTCGGTCGGGACTTCGCCGGGGTCGACGTCCACGTCCTCCTCGACGTCGCCGCGTTCGTCGTCGTCGAGCAGCGTGAGTCGCGCCTTCATGATGCGCGTATTCTCGACTTTCTCGACCGTGATGCGGACGCGACCGAACTCCATCACCTCGCCCTCCTCGACGAGCCGGCCCGATCGGTTGAAGATGAAGCCAGCGATCGTCTCGAACTCCTCGCCCTCCGGGAGCTCGATGCCGAGGAACTCGTTGACTTCCTCGATGTTCACCTCGCCCTTGACGAGCACCTCGTCGTCGCTCACCTGCTCGATGGGCTCTTCTTCCTCGCCTTCGAGGATCTCGCCGACGATCTCCTCGATCATGTCCTCCATCGTCACCAGCCCCTCCGTGGTGCCGAACTCGTCGATGACGATGACCATGTGCATCCGGTTCTCGCGCATCTCCGCCATCAGGTCGTCCGCGTTCTTCGACTCGGGGACGTGCAGCGTCGGCTGGATGAGGTCCGCCAGCTCCAGTTCGCCGCCGTTCTCGCCGTAGTTCAGGTCGCGGACGAGGTCGCGGATGTGGACGACGCCGATGATGTTGTCCAGACTCCCCTCGTACACCGGCAGGCGCGCGTGCCCGCCGTGAATGCACTGCTGGATCGCCTCCTCGATGTCCGCGTCCTTCGAGATGGCGTCCATGTCGAGGCGCGGCGTCATCACCTCCTTCGCGATCGTGTTGTTGAACCGGAAGATGCGCTGGAGCATCTCGCGCTCGTCCTCCTCGATGACGCCCTCGCGCTCCCCGGTCTTGATCATGTCCTGGATCTCCGTGCGCGTCACGTAACTCGTCTCGATCGCCGACCGGCCGCCCGTGACCTTGTTCACGAGCCGCGTCAGGTAGTCGAAGACGACGATGAGCGGGAGGAGGACGTACTCGGCGGTCTTCAGCGGACGCGCGATCCGGAGCGCCCACGACTCCGTGTTCTCGACGGCGTAACTCTTCGGCGCGCTCTCCCCGAACAGGAGGACGAGTGCGGTGATCCCGAACGTCGAGATGGCGACCGCGAGCCCCTGGTTGTTCGGCCCGAGGTAGTACCCGAGCAGCCCCGTCGCGATCGAGGACATCGCGATGTTCACGAGGTTGTTCCCGACGAGGATCGTCACGAGGAGCCGATGCGGGTCCTCTTTGAGTTGCGCGACGACGTTCGCGCCCCGCTGCCCCTCTTCGACCAGCGCCTCGATGCGGTGGTTGGCGAGCGAGAACATCGCGATCTCCGAGGAGGAGAAGAACCCCGAGAGCAGGATGAGGAGCACGATGACGACGCTCCCGATGATCGCGATGGCGGTATCTCCCAGCTCGACGCCGACGAACGGGAGGGTGTACGCCGGCACCAGGCCCGCAGATGCAGCACTAAGCGATGAACCCATTCAGTGCCAGACCTTGGTATCCTGCCGGATTAACTCTTTTCTTCCCTCCGAACCGACCGGATACTGTGGTGCGTCGACGCCACGACCGACGCTTCCTCGCGAGCGGGCGCCTGCCGCGTCCCAAGTCCCTTAGTCCGCGCGGCCCCATCGTTCGAGCATGGAAGCGACCCCCGAGATAACGCTCTACCGGCTCCAGGCGTGCCCGTTCTGCGAGCGCGTCGTCCGCGTGCTCGACGAGTACGACCTCGACTATCGCTCGCGGTTCGTGGAACCGCTGCACTCGCGCCGGAACGTCGTCCAGCGCGTGAGCGGGTCGCGGACCGCACCCGCCATCGTCGACGAGTCGACGGGCGTGACGATGAGCGAGTCCGCGAACATCGTCGCGTACCTGCACGCGACGTACGGGAACGAAACTGACTCCGGAGATCAGCCCGCGGCGGCGGACGGAGGCGCGGTCTGATGGAGCTCGACTTCGACGTCGTCTCGCTCCCCGAGAGCGACCACCCGGAGGCGGGCGAGACGGCACCTGCCTTCACGCGGCCGCTCGTGAACGACGAGTTCTGGGAGGACCGCAGCCTCGACTCGCTCCTCGCGAACGGCCCCGTGCTGCTCGTGTTCACGACGATGAACGGCGCGTTCCCGGCGACGTACACGTGGAACGAACTCCGCGAGCGCGACTGGGAGGCGGACTACGACGTCTCGATAGTGGGCGTCACCGTCAGCGACCCCTACGACACGACCGAGACGATTCGCGACCGCGGCATCGACTACCCGATATTCTCCGACCCCCAGAACGGCGTCGCCGAGCAGTTCGGCGTCGTCCACGACCTCGACGGCATGACGGGCGTCACGGAACCACGGCCGTCCGTGTTCCTGCTCGACACCGACCGAACCGTCGAGTACGCGTGGGTCGCCGCGGAGTGGCCGGACTTCCCGCCGTACGACGAGATCGAGGCCGAACTCCCCGACGCCTGAGTCGCACTCGAGAGCGCCCCAGTCGCGCTCGACGACGGCCCGCTCGCGATCGAGGACGCCAGCGTGGACTACTCGCTGGCGAGCAACCGGTACGCGACGATGCAGTCGATGGCGACCAGCGCCAGCCCCGAGACGCCCCAGAGCGCGAGCACCGCGCCGAACCCGACGCCGACGTCGCCGCGGACCATCGATAGCGGGTCCTCGAGGGGGACGAGGAGGAGCGTCCAGAGCGCGTAGACGACGTGGTTGACGACCAGCGTTCGCCCGTCGAAACCGATCTCCATTCGTTCGCACCTGCAGGCCGACGTCATTCAGTCTTCCCTTCCGCGCTCTCGGTCGATTCCGGCGCGAAACCAGCGGCTTCTTTGCCGTGCTGACGGTACGTCTTCGTATGACCGATTCGGACGAGGTAGCGCCGGCTACCGATTCGGACGACGTAGCGCAGGCTGCCGATTCGGTCGCGGCCGCGGCGCAGGCGATCCGCGACGGCGACCTCGTCGTGTACCCGACGGAGACCGTGTACGGCCTCGGCGCGGACGCCCTGAATCCCGACGCCGTCGAGCGGGCGTTCGCGGCGAAGGGCCGGGACCGCTCGAAGCCGCTGTCGATGGGCGTGCCGAGCGTCGCCGCCGCCCGCGAGCACGTCGCCGCGACCGAGCGCGAGGTGGCCTTCATGCGGGCGTTCCTCCCCGGTCCCGTCACCGTCCTCTGCGACCGCGAGCCGCACGTCCCGGACGTCCTCGTCGCCGGCGGCGACCGCGTCGGCGTCCGCGTCCCCGAGCACGACCTGGCGCTCGACCTGTTCGCGGCCGCCGGCACGCCCGTGACGGCGACGAGCGCGAACCGCTCCGGGCACCCGAGCGTCCGCCACCCCGACGACCTCGACTCCGAGTTCGAGGCGTCGGTCGCGGCGGTGCTCGACGGCGGCCGCACCGACGGCACCGAGAGCACGGTCGTCGACCCCGCGACCGGCGAGATCGTCCGCGAGGGCGCGCTCGCCGGCGCCATCGAGGCCTGGCTCGACGAACACCCGCCGTAGTCGGCGACCGACCTGGCGGCGGTCGGCGGGTCGAATACCGTCCAGCGAGTCGACCTATCGTTCTGCGAGCCGCGACCGGAGGGTGCGCGTGGCGACGCCGCACTCGTTCGCGAACCGGCACGGATCGCACTTCGCGGTGTCGTCGAGGCGCTCGGGTGGTGCGTCGAGTTCCCGGACCTCCCGTATCGCCGACCGATAGGCCGCCTTCTTCCGGGTCGTCAGGCGGACGCGGCGGACGACGCCGTACGCGGGGTACTCGACGACGGCCTCGTCGACGCGACGCTCGCGCTCCCAGGCCAGCGCCTTCGCCGCGGCGACCGCCCACACCGCGTGTGGCTCCCAGACGCCCTGCTCGGGCGGCCGCCCCGGCGACACCAGCGACGGGAGCGGCGGGTCCGGGAGGACCTTCGATGCGACGCCGTGGCACTCCCGTCCGGCGAGGAAGACGTCAGTCGCCGCCGGCCGGTCGAGGTCCCGGAACCGCGGTTCGCGCTCGCGGACGCGCTCGACGCGCTCGCGCCACGTCCCAGGCGGCGCCTCGATGGGTGCGTCCGCGAGCGGGTCAGGCTGGCCGGTATCGGTTTCGGCGTCGAGTAGCTCGTGGTAGCGCGTCGCTACCTCGCGGACGGCGTCGACCCGGTCGGGCGGAGCGCGGTCGTCGTGCTTGCGGGCGTACCAGAGCTGACGCGGACAGTACGCGGCGGTTCGGAGGTCGCTGAAGGCGAGCACGCCGACGTTGGCGCGGCATCCGAGAAAAGGGTTCGCTGGGGCGGAGAGCGGTCGTGGCGGTCGGGAGCCGCCGCAGGCCGCAGGGCGGTCGTGGCGGTCGGGAGCCGCCGCAGGCCGCAGGGCGGTCGTGGCGGCCGATAGCTCAGAAGTCGACGTCGACCTCCATCCCCTCGGTCGCCTCGTCTAGGCCGTCCTCGCGGGCGCTGTCGAGGTTCGTGGAGAGGCCGGCGTCGGTGAGCGCGTCGTCGAACGCGTCCCGGTACCGGTCGTTCGCGGCACGGGACTGCTCGACGGCGTCGAGCGCGATCACGTATCGGCGCGCGGTGCGTTCGTCCACGTCGAACGCGTCCGCGACGGCGTCGAGGCCCTCCTCGCGCGCGTCCCGGAGCGCGTCGAGCGCCGTGCCGTCCGGCACGCCGTCGTCGGGGAGGTCGGTCTCGTCGGGGAGGTCGTCGTTCTCGTCGACGATGTGGAGGTCCGTCCGGGCGATGAACACCTCGAACGCGTCCACGTTCGCGTCGAGGGCGTCCGCGATCTCGTCGTCGTCCTGGCCGTCGTAGACGGCACGGACGAGGTGCACGAGCGCGTCGTCGTCCAGGTCGGTCCCGAACCCGTAGCGTTCGCGGAGGGTGCCGACGATCTCGTGGAGTCGGCTGTCGTCGTCAGGGCGGTCGGTGAGGGACCCCCGGGACTCCTCCTGGGACTCGGTGACGGTGTCGTCGCCGGCGACGTCCATGAAGATGTCGCGGAGTTCCTCGGTCTTGCGGTCCATCAACGGAACACTCTACCACCCACGGTACATAAACGTACCACTTGCTTCGCGGGGGTAGGAGGAGGCTACGTCCCGGAACGAGTCGGAAAGCAGGCGGCTACTCGCGATGGTGACGACCAACCGCGAGTATACGGGGTCATGGCGACCACCAATCGCGGAGGATTCGACTGCGCGTCCGGTGGGTGGGCCGTTCGTGGGCGTCGGTCGATCGACTGCACTGGTCGGGCGACGCCCGTCGCGTCGCCGTCGACGAGCTGGCGTCGCGTGCGGGCGAATCGCCAGACGGAACGCCACTCGGACAGAGAAACGGAAAACCTATTTCGAATTCCCGCAAGACGGGAGCGGGCTCCCTGGCGAGTGTAACAAGATTTAAGCCCGAATCGGCCGGGTGATAGACTATGACAGTTCCGCTGGTACCGCTCGCACAGGAGACCACTCGCCCGACCTTCTGGCAGATCAGTCACACGGGGGAGGCCATCTTCTACTACCTCGCAGCCCTCTCCACCATCGTGTTCGCGTGGGGCGTCTACGACCGCTTCGCGCGGTACGCACAGGGCGACGAGGACTGGTTCGAGCGCACGAACGACCTCGGCCGTCGCGTGCTCGAGGCGACGAAGATCGTCGCCTCGAACGAGAAGCAGTTCGACAGGGACCTCTACGCGGGCGTGATGCACACGTTCATCCTCTGGGGCTTCCTGACGCTGTTCATCGGGACGGTCATCCTCGCGTTCGACGAGTGGGCCGTCCGGAAGACGACCGACATCGTCCTCGGGAACAAGCAGTCGTTCTTCGTCGACGAGTTCTACCTCGCGTACTCCCTGGTCATGGACGCGCTCGGACTGCTGTTCGTCGTCGGGATCGGGATGGCGCTCTACCGGCGGTACGTCGTCCAGAACCACCGCCTCTGGGGGAAGCACACGAGCGCCGAGGACGGCCTGTTCGTGTGGACGCTGTTCGCGCTCGGCGTCGGCGGGTACGTCACCGAGGGCGTCCGCATCCTCGGCACCGGCCGCCCGGACTTCGAGTCCGTGAGCTTCGTCGGACTGTTCGTCGCGGACTCGTTCGCCGCCGCCGGGATGAGCGAGTCGATGGCGACTGCGGTCTATCCGCTGACGTGGTGGAGTCACGCCGTCCTCGCGCTCGTGTTCGTCGCCGCGATCCCGTACGCGAAGCCGTTCCACATGATCTCGAGCTTCGCGAACGTCGTCGCGCGCGACGAGAAGGCCGGGAAGCGCCTGCCGGGCGTCCCCGCGGACCTCGACGCCGACACGGGCGCGGAGGACATCGACTCGTTCAGCTGGAAGGAGATCCTCGATCAGGACGCGTGCACGAAGTGCGGGCGGTGCTCGTCGGCGTGCCCGGCGAAGGCGAGCGGACGGCCGCTCGACCCGCGCGACGTCATCCTCGACTTGAAGCAGTACCGAGAGAACCTCGACGCGGGCGGCGACGAGAAACCGATCGTCGCCGACGGCGGCGGCGTCGTCGACGCGGAGACGATGGAGTCCTGCATGTCCTGCATGGCGTGCATGGACGCGTGCCCCGTCGAGATCGAGCACCTGAATAGCTTCACGCGGATGAACCGCGAGCTCACGGACACGGGCGAGATCGACCCGAACATGCAGGACGTCTACCAGAACGTCATGCAGAAGGGCAACACGTTCGGCGACCCGCAGCGCAAGCGCGCGGACTGGGCGGACCCGCTCGACTTCGAGGTGACGGACGCCCGCGAGGAGGAAGTCGAGTACCTCTGGTACGTCGGCGACTACCCGAGCTACGACGACCGGAACAAGAAGGTCGCGCGGTCGCTCGCGACCATCCTCCAGGAAGCGGACGTCTCGTTCGGCATCCTGTTCGACGACGAGAAGTACGACGGGAACGACATTCGCCGCACCGGCGAGGAGTTCCTCTACGTCGAACTCGCGGGCCATCACGTCGAGTCCTTCGAGGACTGCGAGTTCGAGACCCTCGTCTGCACGGACCCGCACTCGTACAACACGTTCAAGAACGAGTACCCGGAGGTCGACTTCGAGGAGTTCGCGGACGACCCGATGATGCCGTTCGAGTTCGAGGGCCAGTGGAACGAGGACGGCGAGATCGACGTCCACCACTGGACGCAGGTCGTCGAGGAACTCGTCGAGCGGAACGCGCTCGGCCTCTCCGGCACCGAACTCGACTACACGGTCACGTACCACGACCCGTGTCACCTCGGACGGTACAACGACGAGTACGAGGCGCCCCGCGAACTCGTCCAGGCGACGGGTTGCGAGCTCCACGAGATGCCCCGTAATCGCGCGGACTCGTTCTGCTGCGGTGGCGGCGGCGGTGGCCTCTGGATGGAGCTCGAGGAGGAGACGAAGCCGAGCGAGGAACGCCTCCGCGAGGCCCTGAACGACACCGAGGCGGGCGCGGCGGTCGAGAAGTTCGTCGTCGCGTGCCCGATGTGCATGACGATGTACGAGGACGGCCGGAAGACCGGCGGGTTCGAGGACGAGATCGAAGTCGTCGACGTCGCGGAACTCATCGTCGAAGCACTCGGCGTCGAAGACCAGATCGAAGCCTGACGCGGTCGCCGTCGTCGTTCTTCGTCGTATCGTCGAAAAGGAGGGGCTACTGTGTCTGCAGACGTTATTCAGGCGATGCGGTCGGCGACGTCGGCGAGGACGGGGATGCGCGTGCGCTCACCCTGGTACGCGCGGAGCATGAGGAACAGCCAGAGGCCGAATCCGGCGAGGGCGACGACGAGCCAGAGTAGGCTGACGACGAGCGAGACGAGTCCGAACGCGAGGCCCGCGCCGGTGCCGGAGCCGGCGAGCACGCCGAGGATCGACGTGACGATCGTGGACGCGATCGCGAGCACGAAGAACCCGACGGAGAGGGCGATGCTCTGGGCGGCGTGGAATCGCACGAACTCGTCCTCGGGTTCGAGGACGTAGAACAGGATGCCGGTGAGGGCGCCGAAGAGGTACGCGAGGGCGCCGGCGAGGTTCGACTCGAGGCCGGTTCCCGAAGTGGGTTCCGCGGTGGTCGGTTCGTCGGTACTGGTGGTGTTGTCGACGTCTTCTGTCGCCATGATGGGTCTCGGTACCATCTACCACTCGCGAGTGCTTAAGTATAGTCTATGTGTAATTAACAATATCGGAATATCATGGACGGCGAACGGTCGGTATCTGGTATGTCTCTGGAAAGGAACAGACTGACACCGCGTCTCGGACGTCGGCGGCGCCGACCTGGCGTCCTCGAAGAGCGCGCAGCGTCGAATCGAATACCGGGAAAAGGGACGTTTCAGGCCTCGACGGGCTCGTCGAGGTCGACCTCCACGGACGCATCCTCGGCGTCCATCGACGCCGGGGACTCGTCGCCGGAGCGGAGGCGGCGGGCGATGGTTCGGACGCCGAGCGCGACGACGACGAGTAGCGCCATGCCGGCGAGCGCGCGACCGGGGGAGCGACCCGACGATTCGTCCGTCGTCTCGTCGTCCATCCCGTCGTCGCTCGTCAGCTCGGCGTCCGCGTCGGCGAGCAGTTCCTTCGCTTCCTCCGGGGTGCTGCCGACCGCGTTGCTGAATCGGGCGTCGTCGAGGTGGAGCTCCAGGAAGGTGAACTTCTTGACCATACCTACCGATACGACCGCCGAGGAGATATAGGTACCGTGACACGTGGTGGCCATCTCCCTGACGGTTGGTCCACGAGTGGTTCCGACGCCGGAGCGACCCCTAGGGCTGCGGACGAACGAAGCGGGCCAGCCGACGTCGTCGTCCTCAGTCCGCTCGCTCGCGCCACTCGCGTTCGAGCAGACCGAAGTAGAGGGTGTCGACGTACTCGCCGTCGTCGTACTGGTTCTCGCGGATCCGGCCCTCGTGCTCGAACCCGAGCTTCTCCCAGATCCGTCGCGACGCGTCGTTCGTCGCCAGCACGCGCGTCTGGAGCCGATGGAGGTTCCGTTCGTCGAACGCGTGCTCGACGAGCAGTCGACTGGCTTCGGTCGCGTACCCGTTCCCCCAGTGCTCTGGCGCGACCGTGATCGCGATCTCGCCGTCTCGCGTGCGGTCGCCGACGTCGAACAGCGCGATGTCGCCGACGGCCTCCGGGTCGCCCTCGTCGCTCTCGACGCAGATGAGGAGGTTAAGGGAGTCCTCGCCGGCGACGACGTTCTCGAAGAACTCCTCGCTCTGCGCCATGTTCGCGGGGTCCGCGGACGTGAGCGGACGGCGCACGCGCGGGTCGTTGACGTTCTCGTTCAGGAACTCGAGGTCGCCCTCTTCGATCGTGTGTAGGGAGACGCGGTCGCCGGGCAGGAAGACGGGTCCGGGCATACCACGACCGTCTCGGCCGCCCTGAAAAACCCTTGTGGGGCCGTGCGAACGCGTGACGCGCCGGTTCGGGTGGGATTCAGGCGCCGTCGCGCTCGCGCCACTCGTCCTCGAGGACGCCGTAGACGTGCATGTCGCGGTACGCGCCGTCCATGAACTCGCTCTCGCGGTGGACGCCCTCGTGCTCGAACCCGAGTTTCTCCCAGATCCGCTTCGAGCCCTCGTTCGTCTCGAGGACGGCCGCCCAGACGCGATGGAGGTTCCGTTCGGCGAACGCGTAGTCGACGAGCATCTCGCTCGCCTCCGTCCCGTAGCCCTCGCCCCAGTACGGCGGCGCAATCCAGAGTCCGATCTCGCCCTCCCGCGTGCGTTCGTCGACGCTCAGTCCGACTTCGCCGACGGGCTCTGGGTCGCCGTCCTCGCCGTCGACGCACGCGAGCAGCGACACGTCGCCGTCGTCGTCGCCCTCGAACAGGTACGACTCGACGTCGTCGCGGTTCTCGGGGTACGGCCAGATGAACGACCGATGCACCGCCGGCTGGTTCTTGTGGTCGTGGACGAAGTCGACGTCCTCTCGCTCGACGGTTCGCAGAGTCACGCGGTCGCCGCGCAGGAAGACTGCTCCAGGCATACCTCGGCGATACGCGGACGCGAGAAAAGCCTTTGTGGGGGCGTGCGAGCGCGTCTCGTGGTCGTCGAGGGGCCGGCTTCCGGCGGACTATACGCTCCGGTCGTCCAGCGGGACCTCGAGGCTCTCGCGAGCGCGCTCCCACTCGTCGGCGAGCAGGCCGTAACAACGGGTGTCGATGCGCTCGCCGGCGACGAGCTTCTCCTCGCGCTGCGTGCCCTCGTGCTCGAACCCGAGCGTCTCGAGGAGCCCGATGGAGGGGTCGTTCGTCTCGAGGACGCGCGCGTTCACGCGATGCAGGCGTCGGTGCCCGAACGCGTAGTCGAGCGCGAGCGCGGCGGCTTCGGTCCCGAACCCGTTCCCGTGAGCGGGCGGTGCGAGCCAGTACGCGAACGACGCCGTCCCCTCCCGTTCGTCGATATGGAAGAGCATCACGAGCCCGATAGGTTCGACGGCGTCGACGTCCGCGGGTGCGTCATCGCCGCGGCGCACGTACGCCTCGTCGAACCCGACGTCGTCGCCGTCGACGCACGCCAAGAACTGCACGCCGTCGTCGACGTCCCCGTCGATGTGGTCCGCGACGGCGTCGCGGTTCCGCGGCCCGGAGAGCGTCATCGGGTCGCGGACCGCGGGCGCGTTCGAGTGGTCGCGGATGAAGGTCGCGTCCTCGGTCTCGACGGTTCGGAGCGTCACGCGGTCGCCGGTCGCGAAGGCGGCACCGGGCATACTATCGACCGCGACGCACTCCACCGAAAACGTTCCGAATCGGTGTCACGACGCGCGTGGTCAGGGGCGCGGCCGTCAGAACACGCCGAGTTCGAGCACGCCGAGCCACGCGAGCGCGAGCCACGTCTGGAACACGATGCTCCCGAGCGCGGAGAGCGCGACGAACTCGGCGTCGCTCATCTCCGCGAACCCCGCGGGCACCGTGAGCATGCCGCGCGTGAACAGGAGCGCGTTCGAGATGGGGACGGCGGCGCGCCCCCAGCGGTCGAACCAGCCCTCGAAGCGCTCCAGGCGGGATTCGCTCACGCGGAACCACGTGCGCTCCAGAAGCCAGTCGCGGCCGGTGCGCTTGGCGAGCGTGAACAGCGCGTACTGGCCGACGGTCGCGCCCGCGGCGGCAACGAGGATCAGCGCCGCGATGGTCGCGTGGTCGCTCTCCGAGGCGGCGAGCAACTGGATGCTCGCGGGGACGAGCGCCTCGCTCGGCGCGAAGTACAGGAGCATCGCGCCCTCGAGGACGAGGATCGCGAACAGCGCGGCCATCCCGTACCGGTCGAGGAACTGTCGAGCGAGGGACTCGTCGCCGACGAGGAACAGCGCGATGCCGGCAACGGCGAGGAGTGCGAACCCGACGGCGACCGCGAGCGGTCCGTACTCCACGAGGACCCATCGGAGGCGACTGCGGTCGGTGCGAGCACCGTCGGAGACGTCCGTCGTCATCCGTTACGACTCGCTGCCGGGCGGGTATATGCGTTGTGTCATCGCCTGCAACGTGATCACCGGCCGGCGGCTCTGCGGGTCCTCGGGCACACCTGCGCGGCGAACGTCACGGTTAACCCGGGAGCGTGCGGAGTCTCGCGCATGGATCGCATCGAGCGTCCGCGTCGCCTCCGGAAGGACGGCGTGCGCGACCTGGTGAGCGAGCACGACGTACGGGCGACGGACCTCGTCGCGCCCGTGTTCGTGGACGCGACGACCGACGAACGGGTACCGATCGAGTCGATGCCCGGCCACGAGCGCGTGCCGGTCGACGAGGCGGTGGCGCGCGTCGAGGAGGTGCTCGAGACGGGCGTCGAGGCCGTGATGCTGTTCGGCATCCCCGAGTCCAAGGA
The Halorubellus sp. JP-L1 DNA segment above includes these coding regions:
- a CDS encoding DUF5828 family protein: MEESISGFKVRGSWSDVVEHGERVTRAFRDLDVPASSYEAAFEEWEAWRPKHHEDIDDDVAPKTADQASVEEGEGEKAGKEPGDDVQSAGEKITESYERLGDGETDDAVEEWRKSIGYVARAADSAGRKALRKVEDTVYQHVMTQLAPYYFDNALVSANIQQTGGDDDTFVFEVNVNDDDLKDEVADRLYEYEDTVDRWHVDTEKDTEMAEAAEGVEPPESTTDGRSRPDQN
- a CDS encoding inorganic phosphate transporter, which translates into the protein MVDAGTLVTLGVAGVASLFMAWTIGAGSSGSTPFAPAVGANAIGVMRAGFVVGILGFAGAVLQGANVTEAVGSELVLNASLSAEAATVGLIVAAVLVAVGVYTGYPIATAFTVTGAVVGVGLAMGGDPAMAKYQELVVVWSAIPFVGGFVAYVTARLLRSERVSERVVVPVLAAIVGAIVANIGFTLLGPAGETRSMAAAIAVALDVASTAGVVAVTAALALAVAGVLALDLRSDEATGQQHFLVALGGLVAFSAGGSQVGLAIGPLTPLVGEGSAIVVPLVVLLVGGGFGLLVGSWTGAPRMIKALSQDYSSLGPRRSIAALIPAFSIAQVAIFLGVPVSFNEIIVSTIVGSGYAAGSSGVSREKMLKTVAAWIGSLVLSFVVAYAGFWVVDAVLL
- a CDS encoding hemolysin family protein — translated: MGSSLSAASAGLVPAYTLPFVGVELGDTAIAIIGSVVIVLLILLSGFFSSSEIAMFSLANHRIEALVEEGQRGANVVAQLKEDPHRLLVTILVGNNLVNIAMSSIATGLLGYYLGPNNQGLAVAISTFGITALVLLFGESAPKSYAVENTESWALRIARPLKTAEYVLLPLIVVFDYLTRLVNKVTGGRSAIETSYVTRTEIQDMIKTGEREGVIEEDEREMLQRIFRFNNTIAKEVMTPRLDMDAISKDADIEEAIQQCIHGGHARLPVYEGSLDNIIGVVHIRDLVRDLNYGENGGELELADLIQPTLHVPESKNADDLMAEMRENRMHMVIVIDEFGTTEGLVTMEDMIEEIVGEILEGEEEEPIEQVSDDEVLVKGEVNIEEVNEFLGIELPEGEEFETIAGFIFNRSGRLVEEGEVMEFGRVRITVEKVENTRIMKARLTLLDDDERGDVEEDVDVDPGEVPTE
- a CDS encoding glutathione S-transferase N-terminal domain-containing protein, which codes for MEATPEITLYRLQACPFCERVVRVLDEYDLDYRSRFVEPLHSRRNVVQRVSGSRTAPAIVDESTGVTMSESANIVAYLHATYGNETDSGDQPAAADGGAV
- a CDS encoding redoxin domain-containing protein, which produces MELDFDVVSLPESDHPEAGETAPAFTRPLVNDEFWEDRSLDSLLANGPVLLVFTTMNGAFPATYTWNELRERDWEADYDVSIVGVTVSDPYDTTETIRDRGIDYPIFSDPQNGVAEQFGVVHDLDGMTGVTEPRPSVFLLDTDRTVEYAWVAAEWPDFPPYDEIEAELPDA
- a CDS encoding L-threonylcarbamoyladenylate synthase — encoded protein: MTDSDEVAPATDSDDVAQAADSVAAAAQAIRDGDLVVYPTETVYGLGADALNPDAVERAFAAKGRDRSKPLSMGVPSVAAAREHVAATEREVAFMRAFLPGPVTVLCDREPHVPDVLVAGGDRVGVRVPEHDLALDLFAAAGTPVTATSANRSGHPSVRHPDDLDSEFEASVAAVLDGGRTDGTESTVVDPATGEIVREGALAGAIEAWLDEHPP
- a CDS encoding conditioned medium-induced protein 4, with translation MDRKTEELRDIFMDVAGDDTVTESQEESRGSLTDRPDDDSRLHEIVGTLRERYGFGTDLDDDALVHLVRAVYDGQDDDEIADALDANVDAFEVFIARTDLHIVDENDDLPDETDLPDDGVPDGTALDALRDAREEGLDAVADAFDVDERTARRYVIALDAVEQSRAANDRYRDAFDDALTDAGLSTNLDSAREDGLDEATEGMEVDVDF